One segment of Thermococcus profundus DNA contains the following:
- a CDS encoding respiratory chain complex I subunit 1 family protein gives MDVVSGIVYPVAGLLGLYAFVSLASLVWEGIDRKLVARMQRRIGPPILQPVYDFLKLASKETIIPNTANYMFRAAPVLALATAIALLAYTPMGFTPILASKGDVIVFIYLLTLISFFKMLGAISSGNPYAKIGAAREATIMVSREPAMMLAIFTIMWRIGKLGVDKPFSMGTFYQHNIWEIGTPMSFVGAVILLYVFAVWLASEIEVGFFNIPDAEEEIAEGLLVEYSGRYLALLKLTHSIKAFISASLVVAIFFPWGISGYFGLTGLSANAIDLLFHTLKVFALLFVVQSIFRAVTGRLKITQAVDFLWKNVFLASLVGSLLMAMEVIM, from the coding sequence ATGGACGTGGTGAGCGGCATAGTCTACCCGGTCGCGGGCCTCCTCGGCCTCTACGCCTTCGTTTCGCTCGCTTCCCTCGTCTGGGAGGGGATAGACAGGAAGCTGGTCGCTAGGATGCAGAGGAGGATCGGCCCGCCTATACTCCAGCCGGTTTATGACTTCCTCAAGTTGGCCAGCAAGGAAACCATAATCCCGAACACCGCGAACTACATGTTCAGGGCTGCTCCAGTACTGGCTTTAGCTACCGCCATAGCGCTCTTAGCCTACACTCCAATGGGATTCACACCGATTTTGGCGAGCAAAGGAGATGTTATCGTCTTCATCTACCTCCTAACCCTCATCAGCTTCTTCAAGATGCTCGGTGCGATAAGCTCAGGGAACCCGTACGCCAAGATAGGTGCCGCGAGGGAAGCGACGATAATGGTCTCAAGAGAACCCGCGATGATGCTGGCGATATTCACCATAATGTGGCGCATAGGAAAGCTTGGCGTTGATAAGCCCTTCAGCATGGGAACCTTCTATCAGCACAACATCTGGGAGATAGGAACGCCTATGAGCTTCGTAGGAGCTGTGATACTCCTCTACGTCTTCGCCGTCTGGCTGGCGAGCGAGATAGAGGTCGGGTTCTTCAACATACCCGATGCCGAGGAGGAGATAGCGGAGGGACTCCTCGTCGAGTACAGCGGAAGGTATCTAGCCTTGCTCAAGCTGACGCACTCGATAAAGGCATTCATATCAGCCTCTCTCGTGGTGGCGATATTCTTCCCCTGGGGGATATCGGGCTACTTCGGGCTTACTGGCCTCTCAGCGAACGCTATAGACCTGCTCTTCCACACGCTTAAGGTCTTCGCCCTCCTCTTCGTCGTCCAGAGCATCTTTAGAGCAGTAACGGGAAGGCTGAAGATAACGCAAGCAGTGGACTTCCTCTGGAAGAACGTCTTCCTTGCCTCTCTGGTCGGCTCGCTTCTCATGGCGATGGAGGTGATAATGTGA
- a CDS encoding 4Fe-4S binding protein, giving the protein MKTPILVPVVLRNLFKRPATNRFPETEPVPIPEDFRGMITYNVDKCVGCRMCVNVCPAGVFVYLPEIRKVALWTARCIYCGQCVDVCPTGALQLSKDFLLASYDNYEDRFIPLKPEEVEEIKRKLEEQKKAKEAAKKEKA; this is encoded by the coding sequence GTGAAAACTCCAATCCTCGTCCCAGTGGTACTCAGGAACCTCTTCAAGAGGCCAGCGACCAACCGCTTTCCAGAGACGGAGCCGGTGCCAATTCCTGAGGACTTCAGGGGGATGATAACCTACAACGTGGACAAGTGCGTCGGCTGTAGGATGTGCGTCAACGTCTGCCCGGCTGGGGTCTTTGTATACTTGCCCGAGATAAGGAAAGTGGCCCTCTGGACCGCCCGTTGTATCTACTGCGGCCAGTGCGTTGACGTCTGCCCAACTGGGGCGCTCCAGCTCAGCAAGGACTTCCTCCTGGCAAGCTACGACAACTACGAAGACAGGTTTATTCCACTGAAGCCAGAGGAGGTCGAGGAGATAAAGAGGAAGCTCGAGGAGCAGAAGAAGGCGAAGGAGGCCGCGAAGAAGGAAAAGGCTTGA
- a CDS encoding NADH-quinone oxidoreductase subunit B family protein, which translates to MAITVPANQNNQKSDPSERERLERRIAQLCRFIGRSPWVFHVNSGSCNGCDIEIIAALTPRYDAERFGVKLVGSPRHADILVVTGPVTNQSLERVKLVYEQTPEPKIVMAVGACPTGGGVFYESPFTNAPLDRIIPVDVYVPGCPPRPEAILQGVVLALEKLAKMIKGEIPAEVDE; encoded by the coding sequence ATGGCAATAACCGTTCCCGCTAACCAAAATAACCAAAAATCGGATCCATCCGAGAGGGAGAGGCTAGAGAGGAGGATAGCCCAGCTCTGCCGCTTTATAGGGAGATCGCCCTGGGTCTTCCACGTAAACAGCGGCTCGTGTAACGGCTGCGACATTGAGATAATAGCGGCCTTAACTCCACGCTACGATGCGGAGCGCTTTGGGGTCAAGCTCGTTGGTTCGCCGAGGCACGCGGACATACTGGTCGTTACGGGGCCTGTAACCAACCAGAGCCTTGAGAGGGTGAAGCTCGTCTACGAGCAAACGCCTGAACCCAAAATTGTCATGGCCGTTGGGGCGTGTCCAACGGGCGGGGGCGTCTTCTACGAGAGTCCCTTCACGAACGCGCCGCTCGATAGGATTATCCCCGTTGACGTCTACGTCCCGGGCTGCCCGCCGAGGCCTGAGGCGATACTTCAGGGGGTCGTTTTAGCCCTGGAGAAGCTTGCTAAGATGATTAAAGGGGAAATCCCCGCGGAGGTGGATGAATGA
- a CDS encoding hydrogenase, protein MFGYWDALYFVFVFIIGLILAYLLDQWAKRSGMGTREVGDGTKIFISGEDPEKVIPGFEHLEGHYTGRNVMWGLTYALKNFFTVLRRDHTGLLTDYVSYLVITTAFVLGVLLIWG, encoded by the coding sequence ATGTTCGGCTACTGGGATGCCCTCTACTTCGTCTTCGTCTTTATCATCGGGCTCATCCTGGCTTACCTCCTCGACCAATGGGCAAAGAGGAGCGGTATGGGGACGAGGGAAGTCGGGGACGGAACGAAGATATTCATCAGCGGCGAGGATCCAGAAAAGGTTATCCCGGGCTTCGAACACCTTGAGGGCCACTACACGGGAAGGAACGTCATGTGGGGCCTAACCTACGCCCTCAAGAACTTCTTCACCGTGCTCAGGAGAGACCACACCGGCCTGCTCACCGACTACGTGAGCTACCTAGTGATTACGACGGCCTTCGTGCTCGGTGTTCTGTTGATCTGGGGGTGA
- a CDS encoding DUF460 domain-containing protein — MVAILILGLDIISENPKRFAVVSWFNGMLERKGEFTLYRLIRFIHAKRPDIIAVDSVTELGDDLRKFLRALPPGTKLVQVTGRPGEQRSLQSLAREQGIRTGDRFDPYEEAKLAALLASKGVGYEVLAFEDEVVVKVTRGRSPGKGGWSQDRYRKRVHNLVRDKVREIEERLRRAGIPFDLETEEKDYGLSKGEFRVYASREELAGLIKPMKGGDVEVRILPVERSELGFAPLTGEEAIKERRSIIVGIDPGITVGIAAIDLNGRIVALHSERNMPVGEVFRFVSEVGHPIIVATDVSPAPGFVEKIARSFKAQLFAPRESLRVEEKNELLRDLGITVDDDHQRDALAAAYKAYLRLKPKLEHIDARLREAGLSKKSEEVKALVIQGYNLGEAMQKVSLKGRRRKEMEEPGEEQRGFDAEPYLRRIRELERRIEFLERENEELREIIREQRKTIGKLERKIADYDDEVRRKVLRERELEAKVKRIELLEKQLKEAKAVIERLSRDLVQVKRMNVVEIRGSAVPLKVLRVLSWRELQRIEREIGLRRGDVLFVANPAGAGKAIAEELVEKGIKAIITEKPLPEVVASVFREAHVPFFTSEELDVKRVDEFAVVERETLETAIERLLAKWEEEDREREAEKLARLLEEYRIERIKELERKAREELEEEKRKKRGGKDFKF, encoded by the coding sequence GTGGTGGCTATTCTAATCCTCGGCCTTGACATAATAAGCGAGAACCCGAAGAGGTTTGCGGTGGTGAGCTGGTTCAACGGAATGCTTGAGAGAAAGGGGGAGTTCACCCTCTACCGCTTAATCCGCTTCATCCACGCTAAACGGCCGGACATAATTGCGGTTGACAGCGTTACCGAGCTTGGGGATGATCTCAGGAAGTTTTTGAGGGCCCTGCCCCCCGGAACTAAGCTGGTTCAGGTTACGGGCAGGCCTGGGGAGCAGAGAAGCCTTCAAAGCCTAGCCAGGGAGCAGGGCATAAGAACCGGTGACCGCTTCGATCCCTACGAAGAAGCTAAATTAGCCGCCCTTTTAGCGAGTAAAGGAGTTGGCTACGAGGTTCTGGCTTTTGAGGATGAGGTGGTGGTCAAGGTAACGCGTGGGCGGAGCCCTGGAAAGGGCGGCTGGAGCCAGGATAGGTACAGGAAAAGGGTGCACAACCTCGTCCGAGATAAAGTCAGGGAAATAGAAGAGCGCCTCAGGAGGGCTGGTATCCCCTTCGACCTCGAAACTGAGGAAAAGGACTACGGTCTGTCCAAAGGGGAGTTCCGCGTTTACGCTTCCCGGGAAGAGCTGGCAGGGCTCATAAAGCCGATGAAGGGGGGTGATGTGGAGGTCAGAATTCTGCCCGTCGAGAGGTCTGAACTCGGGTTTGCTCCCCTAACTGGTGAGGAGGCCATAAAAGAAAGGAGGAGCATTATAGTCGGAATAGATCCGGGGATAACCGTTGGAATAGCGGCTATAGACCTCAACGGCCGCATCGTCGCCCTCCACAGCGAGAGGAACATGCCGGTTGGGGAGGTCTTCAGGTTCGTGAGCGAGGTGGGGCACCCGATTATAGTTGCCACCGATGTTTCTCCGGCCCCGGGTTTCGTTGAAAAGATAGCCCGCTCCTTCAAGGCTCAGCTCTTCGCTCCCAGGGAGAGCCTCAGGGTTGAGGAGAAGAACGAGCTCCTCCGAGATCTTGGAATAACGGTCGACGACGACCATCAGCGCGATGCCCTCGCGGCTGCCTACAAGGCCTACCTTCGCCTGAAGCCCAAGCTAGAGCACATAGACGCCCGTCTGCGTGAGGCTGGCTTGAGCAAGAAGTCCGAGGAGGTTAAGGCCCTCGTCATCCAGGGCTACAACCTCGGTGAGGCCATGCAGAAGGTTTCTCTTAAGGGGAGGCGGAGGAAAGAAATGGAAGAACCTGGGGAAGAGCAGAGGGGCTTTGATGCCGAGCCCTACCTTAGGAGAATACGTGAGCTGGAGAGGAGGATAGAGTTCCTGGAGCGGGAGAACGAGGAGCTCAGGGAGATTATCAGGGAGCAGAGGAAGACCATCGGAAAGCTGGAGAGGAAGATAGCCGACTACGATGACGAGGTCAGGAGAAAGGTTCTGAGGGAGAGGGAGCTTGAGGCCAAAGTAAAGCGCATTGAACTCCTTGAGAAACAGCTCAAAGAGGCCAAGGCCGTAATCGAGAGGCTGAGCAGGGATTTGGTCCAGGTTAAGAGGATGAACGTGGTTGAGATACGCGGTTCGGCTGTCCCGCTCAAGGTTCTCAGGGTTCTCAGCTGGCGCGAGCTCCAGAGAATAGAGCGTGAGATCGGTCTCAGAAGGGGCGACGTGCTCTTCGTGGCCAATCCCGCCGGTGCAGGAAAGGCGATAGCAGAAGAGCTCGTTGAGAAGGGTATAAAGGCCATCATAACCGAGAAGCCGCTACCTGAGGTGGTTGCCAGCGTCTTCCGCGAGGCTCACGTTCCATTCTTTACTAGCGAAGAGCTCGACGTCAAGAGGGTCGACGAGTTTGCGGTCGTTGAGAGGGAGACACTTGAGACCGCCATAGAGAGGCTCTTGGCAAAGTGGGAGGAGGAAGACCGCGAGAGGGAGGCCGAGAAATTAGCCAGGTTGCTTGAGGAGTACAGGATCGAGAGAATCAAGGAGCTGGAGAGAAAGGCCAGGGAAGAGCTCGAAGAAGAAAAGCGGAAGAAGAGGGGTGGGAAGGATTTTAAGTTTTAA
- a CDS encoding hydrogenase large subunit — MTEKVEYWVKMPFGPIHPGLEEPEKFILTLDGERIVDVDVKLGYNLRGIQWIALRRNYIQIMYLAERMCGICSFSHNHTYTRAVEEAAGIEVPERAEYIRVIIGELERIHSHLLNLGVLAHDIGYDTLLHLTWLAREKVMDTLEAVSGNRVNYSMVTIGGVRRDIDEKKRKVIEEMIKYYREVFPQIEDAFLHDPTIEARFRDTAVISKRVALEQGAVGPTGRGSGIRDDARWSERLGVYPDLGIKPVMPQDVTGERPRGDVFDRMAVRIGELYQSLELIEHALDAMPAGPVKAFPKDNVLYAKLRLMVDGEGIGRYEAPRGELVHYVRGKKGSDKPLRWKPREPTFPNLFSVARGVIGDQVADFVVAVASIDPCLSCTDRVAVVKDGKKRVLTEKDLLRESIKKTREINPDIKGDPSPLGVGCAR, encoded by the coding sequence ATGACCGAAAAGGTCGAATACTGGGTCAAGATGCCCTTCGGCCCGATTCACCCTGGCCTTGAAGAGCCCGAGAAGTTCATACTCACCCTTGATGGTGAAAGGATAGTCGACGTGGATGTGAAGCTCGGCTACAACCTGCGCGGAATCCAGTGGATAGCCCTGAGGAGGAACTACATTCAAATAATGTACCTCGCCGAGAGGATGTGCGGGATATGCAGCTTCTCCCACAACCACACCTACACAAGGGCCGTTGAGGAAGCGGCTGGCATAGAAGTTCCGGAGAGGGCCGAGTACATAAGGGTCATCATCGGCGAGCTTGAGAGGATACACTCCCACCTCCTCAACCTCGGTGTTCTGGCCCACGACATAGGATACGATACGTTACTCCACCTAACATGGCTGGCAAGGGAGAAGGTCATGGACACACTTGAGGCAGTCTCCGGGAACCGTGTTAACTACTCGATGGTCACGATAGGCGGCGTGAGGAGGGACATAGACGAGAAGAAGAGGAAAGTCATCGAGGAGATGATAAAGTACTACAGGGAGGTCTTCCCGCAGATAGAGGATGCATTCCTCCACGATCCGACGATAGAGGCCCGTTTCAGGGACACAGCTGTTATAAGCAAGCGCGTTGCCCTGGAGCAGGGTGCCGTCGGACCAACCGGAAGGGGAAGCGGGATAAGGGACGACGCCCGCTGGAGCGAGAGGCTTGGGGTTTACCCGGATCTCGGCATAAAGCCGGTCATGCCGCAGGACGTAACCGGGGAGAGGCCGAGGGGGGACGTCTTTGACAGGATGGCGGTCAGGATAGGCGAACTCTACCAGAGCCTCGAACTTATAGAGCATGCCCTTGATGCCATGCCGGCTGGGCCTGTAAAGGCCTTCCCGAAGGACAACGTCCTCTACGCCAAGCTTAGACTGATGGTTGACGGAGAGGGAATAGGCAGGTACGAGGCGCCGAGGGGAGAGCTGGTACACTACGTCCGCGGAAAGAAGGGAAGCGATAAGCCGCTCCGCTGGAAGCCGAGGGAGCCGACCTTCCCGAACCTCTTCTCGGTTGCTAGGGGAGTCATAGGCGACCAGGTGGCGGACTTCGTGGTTGCGGTTGCCTCAATAGACCCGTGCCTGAGCTGTACGGACAGGGTCGCCGTTGTGAAGGACGGGAAGAAGAGAGTTCTGACCGAGAAGGACCTCCTGAGGGAGTCGATAAAGAAGACGCGCGAGATAAACCCCGATATCAAGGGCGACCCGAGCCCGCTTGGAGTGGGGTGTGCGAGGTGA
- a CDS encoding TIGR04140 family protein, protein MKREILTPIPLKELEEILLRSGSGIELRFAGKIERNGIPLNRVLIEGKAEETRKFLKFLMRARAGG, encoded by the coding sequence ATGAAACGCGAGATCTTAACCCCAATCCCTCTCAAAGAGCTCGAGGAAATCCTGCTGAGGAGTGGATCAGGGATAGAGCTGAGGTTCGCGGGAAAGATCGAGAGAAACGGGATACCCCTTAACAGGGTTCTTATTGAAGGCAAAGCGGAGGAAACGAGGAAGTTCCTGAAGTTTCTGATGAGGGCCCGGGCCGGTGGATAG
- a CDS encoding NADH-quinone oxidoreductase subunit C translates to MPVDEVHDPVAEEVREPTKAEEVARKIAERFPSASVEVKTNKWGRQRVWVRVPREDYRALMRFVKELDPEAHYSIGIEQDWGEELGFLAHLVLHYRDAPAVSLIVDVHAPKDDPVIPDISDVFPIALQFEREGMEMVGLDFEGAPDKRKLFLPDDFPEGIYPLRLDDKGVSDEMAHNAGHPYLLGGGKK, encoded by the coding sequence ATGCCCGTTGATGAGGTTCACGATCCTGTTGCTGAAGAAGTTAGGGAGCCGACGAAGGCTGAGGAAGTAGCGAGGAAAATAGCCGAGCGCTTCCCGAGCGCGAGCGTTGAAGTGAAGACCAACAAATGGGGCAGACAGAGGGTCTGGGTGAGGGTTCCGAGGGAGGACTACAGGGCACTGATGAGGTTCGTCAAAGAACTCGACCCCGAGGCCCACTACTCGATAGGAATCGAGCAGGACTGGGGGGAGGAGCTGGGTTTTCTGGCTCACCTCGTACTCCACTACAGGGACGCCCCGGCGGTTTCACTCATCGTTGACGTCCACGCCCCTAAGGATGATCCTGTGATCCCCGACATCAGCGACGTCTTCCCTATAGCACTCCAGTTCGAGAGGGAGGGCATGGAGATGGTCGGACTCGACTTCGAGGGCGCCCCCGACAAGAGGAAGCTCTTCCTTCCAGATGATTTCCCCGAGGGCATTTACCCGCTCCGCCTCGATGATAAGGGCGTTTCTGATGAGATGGCGCACAACGCAGGCCATCCCTACTTGTTAGGGGGTGGGAAGAAATGA
- a CDS encoding ferritin-like domain-containing protein codes for MVVEILNEIRKLNERELLSYWIKGEYEEAETYWILAKRARELGLPKDVVDTFKRLGDESKRHGDELYKVYRENYGDKLAEVNIANVESLNVLGKFWKIEDLEDVLKIAMESEKLAETIYRKLADECKNEELKKVYLKLAKAERGHYEALKALAIKMGITEE; via the coding sequence ATGGTCGTGGAAATCCTCAACGAGATAAGGAAGCTGAACGAGAGGGAGCTGTTGAGCTACTGGATAAAGGGGGAATATGAAGAGGCGGAAACCTACTGGATACTGGCCAAGAGGGCCAGAGAACTCGGCCTTCCCAAAGATGTGGTGGACACGTTCAAGAGGCTTGGGGATGAGTCAAAAAGACACGGCGACGAGCTGTACAAGGTCTACCGCGAGAACTATGGAGACAAGCTGGCTGAAGTCAACATAGCGAATGTTGAATCCCTCAACGTTCTCGGAAAGTTCTGGAAGATCGAAGACCTAGAGGATGTCCTCAAAATAGCTATGGAGAGCGAGAAGCTGGCCGAGACGATATATAGAAAGCTCGCTGACGAGTGCAAGAACGAGGAGCTCAAGAAGGTCTATCTAAAATTGGCAAAGGCTGAAAGGGGACACTATGAGGCCCTGAAGGCCCTGGCAATCAAAATGGGAATCACTGAAGAATAA
- a CDS encoding ASCH domain-containing protein, translating to MATWRMGLQEEYLKAIAEGEKKIEGRLYDEKRQKIRPGDTIIFENKLMCVVKDLRVYSSFREMLESEGIENVLPGIESIDDGVAVYRRFYSEEKEKKYGVAAIEVEPVGWMGDDQNDGS from the coding sequence ATGGCAACGTGGAGAATGGGCCTCCAGGAGGAATACCTGAAGGCGATAGCCGAGGGGGAAAAGAAAATCGAGGGAAGGCTCTACGACGAGAAGAGGCAGAAGATCAGGCCGGGTGACACGATAATCTTCGAAAACAAGCTCATGTGCGTCGTCAAGGATCTGAGGGTCTACTCGTCCTTCAGGGAGATGCTAGAATCGGAGGGCATAGAGAACGTCCTGCCCGGTATTGAGAGCATCGATGACGGCGTTGCTGTGTACCGAAGGTTTTATTCCGAGGAGAAGGAGAAGAAGTACGGTGTGGCGGCGATAGAAGTAGAGCCAGTTGGATGGATGGGGGATGATCAAAATGATGGAAGTTGA
- the pcp gene encoding pyroglutamyl-peptidase I, which yields MKVLVTGFEPFGGEKINPSWEAVKSLPDEIEGAEVLKHRLPVTFRGVREILPRLIVETRPDVVILTGQAGGRPNITVERVAINVMDSTMPDNEGYKPEDEPVFEGAPAAYFSTLPIKAIVNALREARIPAAVSNTAGTYVCNTAMFTALHTIAVAGMETRAGFVHVPFSHEQALDKPRPSMSMETIEKAVEIAVRASIRVR from the coding sequence ATGAAGGTGTTGGTTACGGGCTTCGAGCCTTTTGGCGGTGAAAAAATAAACCCTTCGTGGGAAGCGGTGAAGTCCCTCCCCGATGAGATAGAGGGTGCAGAGGTTTTGAAGCACCGGCTTCCCGTGACGTTCAGGGGCGTCAGGGAGATTCTCCCGAGGCTGATCGTGGAGACAAGACCTGACGTTGTAATCCTCACCGGCCAGGCCGGCGGAAGGCCCAACATAACCGTGGAGAGGGTTGCGATAAACGTTATGGACTCGACGATGCCCGACAACGAAGGATACAAGCCTGAGGACGAGCCCGTCTTCGAGGGCGCCCCCGCGGCCTACTTTTCAACGCTCCCCATAAAGGCAATCGTGAACGCCCTGCGGGAGGCGAGAATCCCGGCCGCGGTCTCGAACACCGCGGGAACCTACGTTTGCAACACCGCCATGTTTACGGCCCTTCACACGATAGCCGTCGCTGGAATGGAAACTAGGGCTGGCTTCGTGCACGTACCCTTCAGCCACGAGCAGGCCCTAGACAAGCCGAGGCCCTCTATGTCCATGGAAACGATAGAAAAAGCTGTCGAGATAGCCGTCAGAGCATCGATCAGAGTTCGTTGA
- a CDS encoding ferritin-like domain-containing protein has protein sequence MIKMMEVDEVIGKLENLSYEEALAYWISGEKEEAKLYKELAERARALGLGESIVKVFEKLSKDSQRHAEELTKIFRESFSREPKTDVPPVEVLPVLSKFERADQIKEVLEAAMESELTAHKVYRILAEKVKDEKLKELYLKLAEVEKNHYEALKGEYEKLGD, from the coding sequence ATGATCAAAATGATGGAAGTTGATGAGGTTATAGGAAAACTGGAAAATCTGAGCTACGAGGAAGCCCTCGCATACTGGATAAGCGGGGAGAAGGAGGAAGCAAAGCTCTACAAAGAACTCGCCGAGAGAGCCAGAGCTCTTGGCTTGGGGGAGAGCATCGTTAAGGTCTTTGAAAAGCTCTCAAAGGACTCCCAGAGACACGCCGAGGAGCTGACGAAGATATTCAGGGAGAGCTTTTCAAGGGAACCGAAGACGGACGTTCCTCCAGTGGAGGTTCTTCCGGTCCTCAGCAAGTTCGAGAGGGCAGATCAGATAAAGGAAGTTCTTGAGGCGGCGATGGAGAGCGAGCTGACGGCCCACAAGGTTTACAGGATTCTCGCCGAGAAGGTGAAGGACGAGAAGCTGAAAGAACTCTACCTCAAGCTCGCGGAGGTTGAGAAGAACCACTACGAGGCCCTGAAGGGCGAATATGAAAAGCTGGGTGATTGA
- a CDS encoding geranylgeranyl reductase family protein: MRYDVLIIGGGPAGNYLAQLLGRKLDVAVVEKKRSFGGKACTGIIGAESFEKLDFPGEAVLNELRGAVFYSKIQSFQIERETPQAYVVDRKVFEAGLAKRAVKRGVDYFMGTSFLGFKNGRAKLQHLNETFEIEADFYVGADGVASTVAKGIGAKSEAEFLKGYEAEIVGEFNKDFTEVWINKEVNPEFFFWVTPVSGDVARVGTFGSLESFRRFLTDRGLKPTSIIEFKAGSVGLGWRQPWVRENVALLGDAALQVKPTTAGGIVFGALCAHHLARAILSGDLSEYERACAGIKKQIAFGLKVRRIFKGMSQEGIERVFEVLGSEEAREVIENHADFDDHLRTFKALAKKPRLLASLLRISPSLIRALV; the protein is encoded by the coding sequence ATGAGATACGACGTTCTCATCATCGGGGGAGGGCCGGCAGGGAATTATCTTGCACAGCTCCTCGGTAGGAAACTCGACGTCGCCGTCGTGGAGAAAAAGAGAAGCTTTGGGGGCAAAGCCTGCACAGGAATCATAGGAGCCGAGAGCTTTGAGAAGCTCGATTTTCCGGGCGAGGCGGTGCTGAACGAGCTCCGCGGGGCGGTGTTCTACTCCAAGATCCAGAGCTTCCAGATAGAGAGGGAGACGCCCCAGGCCTACGTGGTTGACAGAAAGGTCTTTGAAGCGGGACTGGCGAAGAGGGCAGTAAAGAGGGGCGTTGACTACTTCATGGGCACGTCTTTTCTGGGCTTCAAAAACGGGAGGGCAAAGCTCCAGCACCTCAACGAGACATTCGAGATCGAGGCCGATTTCTACGTCGGGGCCGACGGAGTGGCGAGCACAGTGGCGAAGGGGATTGGGGCGAAAAGCGAGGCCGAGTTCCTCAAAGGATACGAAGCGGAGATTGTGGGAGAATTTAATAAAGACTTTACGGAGGTCTGGATAAACAAAGAGGTAAACCCCGAGTTCTTCTTCTGGGTAACGCCCGTAAGCGGGGACGTTGCGAGGGTCGGAACATTCGGAAGCCTGGAATCCTTCAGGAGGTTTCTGACTGATAGGGGGCTGAAACCGACCTCAATAATCGAGTTCAAGGCGGGTTCGGTGGGCCTCGGGTGGAGGCAGCCGTGGGTAAGGGAAAACGTGGCGCTACTTGGGGACGCCGCCCTCCAGGTAAAACCCACAACCGCCGGGGGGATAGTGTTTGGTGCCCTCTGCGCGCACCACCTCGCAAGGGCGATACTGTCAGGAGATCTGAGCGAGTACGAGAGGGCCTGCGCGGGGATAAAGAAGCAGATAGCCTTTGGCCTAAAGGTCAGGAGGATCTTCAAAGGGATGAGCCAGGAGGGCATAGAGAGGGTCTTTGAGGTTCTCGGGAGCGAGGAGGCGAGGGAGGTCATAGAGAACCACGCGGACTTCGATGACCACCTCAGAACCTTCAAGGCCCTTGCAAAGAAGCCCCGCCTGCTGGCCTCGCTCCTGCGGATAAGTCCGAGCCTGATAAGAGCGCTGGTGTGA
- a CDS encoding transcriptional regulator: MEALKELSSNNVLGNPIRLAIMLYLLPRERALFRDLLEVLEVTPGNLDSHLKTLEKVGYVEVYKVIADRPRTAVRITEKGAEETARYMRALKEALSAAIPPQG; encoded by the coding sequence ATGGAAGCCCTCAAGGAGCTGAGCTCCAACAACGTCCTCGGCAACCCCATAAGGCTCGCCATAATGCTCTACCTCCTGCCGAGGGAAAGGGCCCTCTTCAGAGACCTCCTGGAAGTGCTCGAGGTAACACCCGGAAACCTCGACTCCCACCTGAAGACCCTTGAGAAGGTTGGCTACGTGGAGGTTTACAAGGTCATCGCCGATAGGCCAAGGACAGCTGTCAGAATAACGGAGAAAGGCGCGGAAGAGACGGCAAGGTACATGAGGGCATTGAAGGAGGCGCTCTCGGCCGCTATTCCTCCTCAAGGCTGA